One segment of Nostoc flagelliforme CCNUN1 DNA contains the following:
- a CDS encoding Uma2 family endonuclease, whose translation MTQALSKTITFEEFVQCEPESSRYELHEGVVVEMQPTGDHEEIKGFLNRKLNVESDRLSLPCLIPSQAARPLLRLVKTPDKLHEVVAMA comes from the coding sequence ATGACTCAAGCTTTATCAAAAACCATAACTTTTGAAGAATTTGTGCAGTGTGAACCAGAGTCTAGCCGTTATGAACTGCACGAAGGAGTAGTTGTTGAAATGCAGCCAACAGGAGATCATGAAGAGATAAAAGGTTTTTTAAATAGAAAGCTAAATGTAGAGTCTGACCGCTTAAGTCTTCCTTGCTTGATACCCAGTCAGGCCGCTCGCCCCTTACTTCGGCTGGTCAAAACTCCCGACAAGCTACACGAAGTCGTAGCGATGGCGTAA
- a CDS encoding plasmid replication protein, CyRepA1 family → MSHTIDAHQNPNNQLAPNHWHEWVVNSAVDPKLTALNVRSLSGSEVYEYLLYALPQTARRNDGRLRDGYLKRYAHVESGAWWVSGLDPLKDWLPMDWGRMKPDYPRLEWDKTTQEQTQKPVKYESPPKTPNRVTYLRVPLHIWRLISLRYDVSMPELITVTDEGEALGFWAWVMAHPEIPVCLTEGEKKAACLLTLGYVAIALPGIWNGRVGKEDLEYLHPDLVPVARKGRKFIILFDYESKPKTKQQVFAATRRTCQVILQLTLECEVAVLPGPEKGIDDWVVALGKKADKAVSTMIADALRISELNQRFFVNRARGLRKFKPNIIVNTRYLSTVIRSLPQSGLVGLASDMGTGKTEILAMIRRDNPDLSFLNNGHRVTLLKNLSDRLQTAMYSAISCGDWAKAKALSITVDSLYKMANDLQAYDILFIDEACQYLAHLLKSRTCKEHRGAILEVLEYLVYNARLVVLADAHLDDLTIEFFMRMRPTGEKPYIIKNEYRSGGRQVYWYEGKNSSAIVAEFHAQLMLGKKLMMVSDSKRFIKKLERALNDGSAIDDADDTPESAEDRKLRVWAIHSENSGSEENVIFIREINIAILDIDAFLITPSLSTGVDISSYHFDAVFGVFHAVSQSATECAQQLWRYRPNVPMHVWVAPRPPFGYAETNARRIKEKILQKNEMTAFLIRINRETGKRGAEKDWALDASCQIEAQRNWSINNLRADLRSLLLEMGNTIIPLGDGGDESASRSLKAAGIAIDSEHYRKVANAKDIDSRTYTSRQHQDYLKPEEVLECEKFRIQDTYGMGVTPELVEQDDGGRLIKKIVALEAILAAPGEMVTDEQGREFIPPPTIVAERDKSERERLAICTDWSNHSTAWLMRHRLGLRAVLVDLMAGVEIKGDEAMIQALADFSKRNASHVKGILNLTIPLDESPVWILSQYLTQLGLSTQSRRPLEDGKRVRYYRLNTENVVFIQNVLSYRQRQREDKERKRQQEKELQAAYAAKIQAQYGINPPSTPPINEDGSNNRGGMDTDEQLSDSWWDKVKYYAQLVIERVEDGVDAVKELLSTLTSDERCGVMLEFEDACPDKFAQLVTDAPQWTEWMA, encoded by the coding sequence TTGAGCCACACAATTGATGCACACCAAAATCCGAATAATCAGTTAGCTCCTAACCACTGGCATGAATGGGTGGTCAATTCTGCTGTTGACCCAAAACTCACTGCACTAAATGTCCGTTCTCTCAGTGGTTCGGAAGTATACGAGTATCTTTTATACGCTCTCCCTCAAACTGCCAGACGAAACGATGGGCGACTGCGCGATGGCTACTTGAAAAGATATGCCCACGTAGAGTCGGGTGCATGGTGGGTTAGTGGACTCGACCCGCTTAAAGATTGGCTACCGATGGACTGGGGACGGATGAAACCCGATTACCCAAGGCTCGAATGGGACAAGACAACTCAAGAGCAAACCCAAAAGCCAGTTAAATACGAGTCACCCCCAAAAACTCCCAACCGTGTTACTTACTTGAGAGTCCCTCTGCACATTTGGCGTTTGATATCGTTGAGGTATGACGTGTCAATGCCAGAACTAATCACCGTTACTGATGAAGGAGAAGCACTGGGTTTCTGGGCTTGGGTAATGGCGCATCCTGAAATCCCTGTATGCCTTACGGAGGGAGAGAAGAAGGCTGCTTGTCTCCTAACTTTGGGGTATGTAGCGATCGCCCTCCCTGGAATTTGGAACGGTCGAGTCGGTAAAGAAGATTTGGAATACCTGCACCCCGATTTAGTACCAGTGGCGCGAAAGGGTCGCAAATTCATCATCCTCTTCGACTACGAAAGCAAGCCCAAAACCAAACAGCAGGTTTTTGCTGCTACTCGTCGCACCTGTCAAGTAATTCTCCAACTTACTCTCGAGTGTGAAGTAGCAGTTTTGCCTGGCCCAGAGAAAGGAATTGACGATTGGGTTGTAGCTTTGGGCAAGAAAGCAGACAAAGCAGTGTCCACGATGATTGCTGATGCTTTGAGAATCAGCGAGTTAAACCAAAGATTTTTCGTCAATCGCGCCAGGGGGCTTCGCAAATTCAAACCTAATATTATCGTTAATACCCGCTATCTCTCCACAGTCATCCGCTCCCTGCCTCAATCTGGGTTAGTTGGTTTGGCTTCCGACATGGGTACAGGCAAGACCGAAATCTTGGCAATGATTAGAAGAGACAACCCAGACTTGAGCTTTTTGAACAACGGGCATCGGGTGACTCTCTTGAAAAATCTCAGCGATCGCTTGCAAACAGCAATGTACTCTGCGATTTCTTGCGGCGACTGGGCTAAAGCCAAAGCACTGAGTATCACTGTAGACTCATTGTATAAGATGGCGAACGATTTACAGGCTTACGACATTCTTTTTATTGATGAAGCCTGCCAGTATCTCGCTCACTTGCTCAAGTCCAGAACCTGCAAGGAACACCGGGGCGCTATTCTGGAAGTGCTGGAATATCTGGTCTACAATGCCAGGCTGGTTGTTTTGGCAGATGCTCACCTTGATGATTTGACTATCGAGTTTTTTATGCGAATGCGACCGACTGGTGAAAAACCCTACATCATCAAAAATGAATATCGTTCAGGGGGTCGTCAGGTTTATTGGTATGAAGGGAAAAACAGCAGCGCAATCGTTGCCGAGTTCCACGCTCAGTTGATGCTGGGTAAAAAACTGATGATGGTCAGCGACAGTAAGCGGTTTATCAAAAAGCTGGAACGAGCGCTCAATGATGGTTCAGCAATTGATGACGCTGATGATACACCAGAATCAGCCGAAGACCGCAAATTACGAGTGTGGGCTATTCACTCCGAAAACAGTGGATCTGAAGAGAATGTCATTTTTATCCGAGAGATTAACATTGCCATTCTTGATATCGACGCTTTTTTAATTACTCCCAGTCTCAGTACAGGGGTTGACATTTCCAGCTATCATTTTGATGCCGTGTTTGGTGTATTTCATGCTGTTTCACAGTCAGCTACAGAATGCGCCCAGCAATTATGGCGGTATCGTCCCAACGTACCCATGCACGTTTGGGTAGCTCCGCGTCCTCCATTTGGTTACGCCGAAACCAATGCGCGACGGATCAAGGAAAAGATTCTTCAGAAAAACGAGATGACCGCGTTTTTAATTCGCATTAACCGCGAGACAGGGAAGCGAGGGGCAGAGAAGGATTGGGCATTAGATGCTTCTTGCCAAATTGAAGCACAGCGCAATTGGTCGATTAATAATTTACGGGCTGATTTGCGATCGCTACTTCTTGAAATGGGGAATACAATTATTCCTTTAGGCGACGGTGGTGATGAAAGTGCTTCTCGCTCTCTGAAGGCGGCTGGTATTGCCATCGATTCGGAGCATTACCGTAAGGTGGCTAATGCCAAAGATATTGACTCTAGGACTTACACAAGTAGGCAGCATCAGGATTATCTCAAGCCGGAGGAGGTTTTGGAATGTGAGAAGTTCCGCATCCAGGATACTTACGGGATGGGCGTAACCCCGGAACTGGTTGAGCAAGATGACGGGGGACGCTTAATTAAAAAGATTGTCGCACTTGAAGCAATATTGGCCGCACCTGGGGAAATGGTCACTGATGAACAGGGGCGAGAATTTATTCCACCGCCGACTATTGTTGCCGAACGCGATAAATCGGAACGGGAGCGATTAGCCATTTGCACTGACTGGAGCAATCATTCTACCGCGTGGTTAATGCGTCATCGGCTGGGACTCAGGGCTGTGCTAGTGGATCTGATGGCTGGGGTTGAGATTAAAGGCGACGAGGCGATGATTCAGGCTTTGGCTGACTTCTCCAAACGCAATGCCTCTCACGTTAAAGGTATTCTCAATCTGACTATTCCACTTGATGAGTCTCCTGTGTGGATTTTAAGCCAGTATCTTACACAACTCGGATTATCTACCCAGTCGCGGCGACCACTTGAAGATGGCAAGCGGGTTCGGTATTATCGGTTGAATACTGAGAATGTCGTGTTTATCCAGAACGTACTCTCTTATCGGCAGAGGCAACGGGAGGACAAGGAAAGGAAACGTCAGCAGGAAAAAGAACTTCAGGCGGCTTATGCGGCTAAAATCCAGGCTCAGTATGGAATTAATCCGCCGTCCACACCCCCTATTAATGAAGATGGAAGTAATAATCGGGGGGGTATGGACACAGATGAGCAACTCAGTGATTCTTGGTGGGATAAAGTTAAATATTACGCTCAGTTAGTGATTGAACGTGTAGAGGATGGGGTTGATGCGGTAAAAGAATTACTCAGTACCCTAACGAGTGATGAGCGTTGCGGTGTAATGCTGGAGTTTGAAGACGCTTGCCCTGACAAATTTGCTCAATTGGTGACAGATGCGCCCCAGTGGACTGAATGGATGGCTTGA
- a CDS encoding DUF1392 family protein — MTEQIVTLQKCWYLSPPWGRTIPPVEVEQDRVNTPCGHKYSVVGFANLQGLEISVKEAGTKGRKASALCRKQGIEIERIHDPRFGKVGLYPESVLIEVFKAEQN; from the coding sequence ATGACAGAACAAATTGTTACTCTCCAAAAATGCTGGTATCTCTCCCCGCCTTGGGGTCGAACAATTCCACCCGTTGAAGTTGAGCAAGACAGAGTAAATACACCATGCGGCCATAAATATAGTGTTGTTGGTTTCGCTAATCTTCAAGGATTAGAAATATCGGTAAAAGAAGCCGGTACTAAAGGTAGAAAAGCAAGTGCATTGTGTCGAAAACAAGGCATAGAGATAGAACGCATTCATGACCCACGTTTTGGAAAAGTTGGTTTATATCCAGAAAGCGTCTTGATTGAGGTTTTTAAAGCCGAACAGAACTAA